From the Carya illinoinensis cultivar Pawnee chromosome 4, C.illinoinensisPawnee_v1, whole genome shotgun sequence genome, one window contains:
- the LOC122308432 gene encoding probable L-type lectin-domain containing receptor kinase VII.2: MASPTMPLLPAITLFILLGSTSANEFIFNTNFSSTNLLLFGTSTIQSSILAITDDTAFSIGRALYPSKIPTKSASSSAPLPFSTSFIFSIAQVANFIPGHGLAFLFAPSPDINGTISTQYLGLFNLTNDGSSSNHVFAIEFDVFKNQEFSDIDGNHVGVDVNTLTSLASYTAGFWTGQDGEVFEELNLISGENYQVWIDFVDSRVNVSMAVAGMGRPRKPLISEFVNLSSVLLDEMYVGFCASTGLWIESHKILAWSFSNSNFSIGDALVTTNLPLSVPPKSSVFRSKGFIVGVSVGGVFVVGCAILVYVILSRRKRMKDKETVGTEDWELEYWPHRIGYQDIYAATNGFSETNVIGFGGDGKIYKGVLQGVEVAVKRIPHESEHGMAEFVAEVSSLGRLKHRNLVGLRGWCKNEIGRLILVYDYMENGSLDKRIFECDESLMLSWKERMEVLKDVACGILYLHEGWEAKVLHRDIKASNVLLDKDMNARLGDFGLARIHHHGQLASTTRVVGTVGYMAPEVLRTGRASTQTDVFGFGILVLEVVCGRMPIEEAKPGLVDWVWRLMDRGELHLALDERLKSKGGYSIEEVERMLHLGLLCAYPDPSVRPPMRQVVKVLEGQNQGAEPDVEAMSMNLLDRVRASAMSSNFSQIIGGRNPAFDEIIKSFSWSAIHPDSDSIVAGR, from the coding sequence ATGGCTTCCCCAACTATGCCTCTCCTCCCTGCCATAACTCTATTCATCCTCCTCGGCTCAACTTCAGCAAATGAGTTCATCTTCAACACCAACTTCAGCTCCACCAACCTCCTCCTCTTTGGCACCTCCACCATCCAATCCTCCATTCTCGCCATCACTGATGACACCGCCTTCTCCATAGGCCGTGCCTTGTACCCTTCCAAAATCCCCACAAAATCCGCCAGCTCCTCTGCGCCCCTCCCCTTCTCAACCTCCTTCATTTTCTCCATCGCACAAGTCGCGAACTTCATTCCCGGTCATGGCCTTGCCTTTCTATTTGCCCCCTCTCCAGATATAAACGGCACAATCTCCACTCAATATCTGGGTCTTTTCAATTTAACCAATGATGGGAGCTCCAGTAACCATGTGTTTGCGATCGAGTTCGATGTTTTCAAGAACCAAGAATTCAGCGATATAGATGGTAATCATGTCGGTGTGGACGTGAATACGCTTACGTCTCTTGCTTCATATACAGCGGGGTTTTGGACTGGACAAGATGGTGAAGTGTTTGAGGAGCTTAACCTTATTAGTGGGGAGAACTATCAAGTGTGGATTGACTTTGTGGATTCACGGGTTAATGTTTCTATGGCTGTGGCGGGCATGGGAAGACCTCGAAAGCCTTTGATAAGTGAGTTTGTTAATCTCTCTAGCGTTCTTTTGGATGAGATGTATGTAGGTTTTTGCGCATCAACCGGGCTATGGATTGAGAGTCACAAGATATTGGCTTGGAGCTTTAGCAATTCAAATTTCTCGATCGGTGATGCTTTAGTGACAACAAATTTACCTTTGTCTGTGCCTCCCAAAAGTTCAGTTTTTCGATCAAAAGGGTTTATTGTGGGGGTTAGTGTTGGTGGCGTTTTTGTAGTTGGGTGTGCAATTTTGGTGTATGTGATTTTGTctagaagaaaaagaatgaaagataaagAAACGGTGGGAACTGAAGATTGGGAATTGGAATATTGGCCACATCGGATTGGTTACCAAGACATTTATGCCGCAACAAACGGCTTTTCTGAAACAAATGTTATTGGATTCGGAGGGGATGGGAAGATCTACAAAGGGGTTTTGCAAGGTGTAGAAGTCGCAGTAAAGAGAATCCCTCACGAGAGTGAACATGGGATGGCTGAGTTTGTTGCTGAGGTTTCAAGTCTGGGGAGATTGAAGCATAGGAACTTGGTAGGATTGAGAGGTTGGTGCAAGAATGAGATAGGCAGATTGATATTGGTCTACGATTATATGGAAAATGGAAGTTTGGACAAGAGGATTTTTGAGTGTGATGAGAGCCTAATGTTGAGTTGGAAAGAGAGGATGGAGGTTTTAAAAGATGTGGCTTGTGGGATTTTATATTTGCATGAGGGTTGGGAAGCTAAAGTCTTGCATAGAGACATTAAGGCAAGCAATGTGCTACTTGACAAGGATATGAATGCTAGGTTGGGGGATTTTGGGTTAGCCCGAATTCACCATCATGGCCAATTGGCTAGCACAACAAGAGTAGTTGGTACTGTTGGATACATGGCACCAGAAGTTCTTCGAACTGGTCGAGCCTCCACTCAAACTGATGTGTTTGGTTTTGGGATATTGGTTCTAGAGGTTGTGTGCGGGAGAATGCCCATTGAAGAGGCAAAGCCAGGGTTGGTTGATTGGGTATGGAGGTTAATGGATAGAGGAGAGCTGCATCTTGCTCTAGATGAGCGGCTAAAGTCAAAGGGTGGTTATAGCATTGAGGAAGTTGAGAGAATGCTTCATCTCGGTTTGTTGTGTGCCTATCCAGACCCCAGTGTCAGGCCTCCAATGAGACAAGTTGTGAAGGTGTTGGAGGGACAAAACCAGGGCGCTGAGCCTGATGTGGAGGCAATGTCAATGAATTTGCTTGACAGAGTTAGAGCAAGTGCAATGTCATCTAATTTTAGTCAGATCATTGGTGGCAGAAACCCTGCATTTGATGAAATTATCAAGTCATTTTCTTGGTCTGCTATACATCCTGACTCAGACAGCATTGTAGCGGGCCGTTGA